Proteins found in one Thalassomonas actiniarum genomic segment:
- the trpB gene encoding tryptophan synthase subunit beta — MNKDTSSADKAQNESAVKRSLPAYFGEFGGMYVGELLVPALEQLEQAFIDSQQDQAFQAEFNKLLTSYAGRPTPLTLCRNLVKNPLAKIYLKREDLLHGGAHKTNQVLGQALLAKRMGKTEIIAETGAGQHGVATAIACSLLGLKCRVYMGAVDCERQQPNVFRMRLMGAEVIPVTAGSGTLKDAVNEALRDWSASYDKAHYLLGTAAGPHPFPTLVRDFQKMIGEEAKQQLLAEEGRLPDYVIACVGGGSNAIGMFHDFIKEDGVKLVGVEAGGKGIDTDQHGATLSAGTKGMLHGNYTYIMQDKHGQIEESYSVSAGLDYPAVGPQHAQLKDSGRADYVPINDDEALAAFQALAKNEGIIPALESSHALAQALKMADKVSEETIFLVNLSGRGDKDLAHVHTILSEQEPSAGAAPSTTKEQDGEQA, encoded by the coding sequence AAAAAGATCCCTGCCCGCCTATTTCGGCGAGTTCGGCGGCATGTATGTCGGTGAATTACTCGTGCCTGCCCTGGAGCAGCTGGAGCAGGCTTTTATCGACTCCCAGCAGGACCAGGCCTTCCAGGCAGAGTTTAATAAATTACTCACCAGCTATGCCGGGCGGCCAACGCCGTTAACCCTGTGCCGCAACCTGGTGAAAAATCCGCTGGCTAAGATTTACCTTAAACGGGAAGATCTGCTGCACGGCGGCGCCCATAAAACCAACCAGGTATTGGGCCAGGCACTGTTGGCCAAGCGCATGGGCAAAACGGAAATTATCGCTGAAACCGGCGCCGGACAACATGGTGTAGCCACCGCCATTGCCTGCTCCCTGTTAGGGTTAAAATGCCGGGTCTATATGGGCGCGGTTGATTGCGAGCGCCAGCAACCGAATGTGTTTCGCATGCGTTTGATGGGGGCAGAAGTGATCCCGGTAACCGCAGGCAGCGGCACGTTAAAAGATGCCGTCAACGAAGCCCTGCGCGACTGGTCGGCAAGTTATGACAAGGCCCATTATTTACTCGGTACCGCCGCAGGGCCCCACCCCTTCCCGACCCTGGTACGTGATTTCCAGAAAATGATCGGTGAAGAAGCCAAGCAGCAATTGCTGGCAGAAGAAGGCCGGTTGCCGGATTACGTTATCGCCTGTGTCGGCGGCGGCTCTAACGCCATCGGCATGTTCCATGACTTTATCAAAGAGGACGGGGTGAAACTTGTCGGTGTTGAAGCCGGCGGTAAAGGCATAGACACAGATCAGCACGGCGCCACCTTAAGCGCAGGTACCAAAGGCATGTTACACGGTAACTACACCTATATCATGCAGGACAAACACGGCCAGATTGAAGAGTCATACTCGGTTTCAGCCGGGTTGGACTATCCTGCCGTCGGGCCGCAACATGCCCAGTTAAAAGACAGCGGCCGCGCCGACTATGTACCGATTAATGATGATGAAGCCTTGGCCGCTTTTCAGGCGCTGGCGAAAAACGAAGGTATTATCCCGGCGCTGGAGTCTTCCCATGCTTTGGCACAGGCGCTGAAAATGGCGGATAAAGTCAGTGAAGAAACCATTTTCCTGGTGAACCTGTCCGGTCGCGGCGATAAAGATCTGGCACATGTCCACACTATCCTTTCAGAGCAAGAGCCCTCAGCCGGGGCAGCGCCTTCAACAACCAAAGAACAAGACGGGGAGCAAGCATAA
- the trpA gene encoding tryptophan synthase subunit alpha translates to MTQPGLRYQQAFARLKADNQGAFIPFVTIGDPNAEQSLAIIKTLIDAGADALELGIPFSDPSADGETIQKAGIRALDSGMNTDLCIDILRQVRQYAPDMPIGLLLYGNLVFARGLNNFYRDMAEAGVDSVLIADLPIRESEPFRKAALTHGVAPIFIAPPNASEETLQQVACFSEGYTYVLSRAGVTGTETQAEIPGDHLITALAQYNAPPAVIGFGISQPEQVKAALDSGATGAISGSAVVKIIEQHLEQPEVMLEALTDFVKAMKAATL, encoded by the coding sequence ATGACTCAGCCAGGTTTACGTTACCAACAGGCCTTTGCCCGGTTAAAAGCAGACAACCAGGGAGCTTTTATTCCTTTTGTCACCATAGGAGATCCCAACGCCGAGCAGTCGCTGGCCATAATCAAAACCCTGATAGATGCAGGCGCCGACGCGTTAGAGCTGGGCATCCCCTTTTCAGATCCCAGCGCCGATGGCGAAACCATACAAAAAGCGGGGATCCGTGCCCTGGATTCGGGCATGAATACCGATCTCTGTATCGATATCCTGCGCCAGGTACGCCAATACGCCCCGGATATGCCAATCGGTTTGCTGCTTTACGGCAACCTGGTATTTGCCCGTGGCCTGAATAACTTTTATCGCGACATGGCAGAGGCCGGGGTTGATTCGGTATTAATTGCCGACTTGCCCATCAGGGAAAGCGAGCCCTTTAGAAAAGCGGCATTAACCCACGGCGTAGCCCCTATTTTTATCGCCCCCCCTAATGCCAGTGAAGAAACTTTACAGCAGGTAGCTTGCTTTAGTGAAGGTTATACCTATGTATTAAGTCGCGCCGGCGTGACAGGCACAGAAACCCAGGCGGAAATACCGGGTGATCACTTGATCACGGCGCTGGCTCAGTATAATGCCCCGCCTGCGGTCATAGGTTTTGGTATCTCCCAACCGGAGCAGGTGAAAGCGGCGCTTGATAGCGGTGCAACCGGAGCGATCAGCGGCTCGGCCGTGGTGAAAATTATCGAGCAACATCTTGAGCAACCAGAGGTTATGCTTGAAGCGTTAACTGATTTTGTTAAAGCAATGAAAGCGGCAACGCTTTAA
- a CDS encoding PEP-CTERM sorting domain-containing protein, producing MNKNIIMGLLVSLAGFTGTAQASLIQDNLADNSYLSSSGAASLSANTASEVDISGQFDLNGLDYDYAKISFSFVDDTYLFDDHHPGDLGEADNSWGERPYVRESGFVASWFYDGSEVMHFPFQDIIETAGISIGNILSGTASASYMDEHTVYAHEHDEYGHEWEPMPTCAPTCQEYSLEHSVQLEGYTGYFTFESVIPKRMIDSSLINGMLNFDINAVSGDFHLAAATLETFVSPASVPEPATTALLALGLFGVGLRRRNKC from the coding sequence ATGAACAAAAATATAATAATGGGTTTATTGGTATCACTTGCCGGCTTTACCGGTACTGCCCAGGCAAGCCTGATACAAGATAATCTTGCAGACAATTCATATCTTTCCTCCTCCGGAGCTGCTTCGTTAAGTGCCAACACGGCATCTGAGGTGGATATTTCCGGACAATTCGATTTAAACGGCCTTGATTATGATTATGCCAAGATCTCTTTTTCTTTTGTTGATGATACCTATCTGTTTGACGATCACCATCCCGGGGATTTAGGTGAAGCAGATAATAGCTGGGGAGAGAGGCCCTATGTCCGTGAAAGCGGCTTTGTTGCGTCATGGTTCTATGACGGCAGTGAGGTCATGCACTTTCCATTTCAGGATATTATCGAAACCGCAGGCATCAGTATCGGCAATATTCTCAGCGGTACTGCCAGTGCCAGTTATATGGACGAACATACCGTATATGCCCATGAGCATGACGAATACGGTCATGAGTGGGAGCCGATGCCGACCTGTGCGCCGACTTGTCAAGAATACTCATTGGAGCACAGTGTTCAACTTGAAGGTTATACCGGCTATTTCACTTTTGAATCTGTTATTCCAAAAAGAATGATAGATTCCAGCCTGATTAACGGTATGCTGAACTTTGATATTAACGCCGTCTCCGGTGATTTTCATCTGGCAGCAGCCACCTTGGAAACTTTTGTTTCACCAGCCTCAGTTCCAGAGCCGGCGACTACAGCTTTATTGGCTTTGGGTTTATTCGGAGTTGGGTTACGTCGCCGTAACAAATGTTAA
- a CDS encoding STAS/SEC14 domain-containing protein, which produces MMIINQHSLSISIKRTRERYFLTFKAVGKLTHQDYEMIKPLIVSALSGCDKPKLDLLIDITQFRGWSLRAAWDDFIRGLKHCGEFERVAVYGSQNWQRILSKAGNWFIAGEVQYFENRLSAQRWIES; this is translated from the coding sequence ATGATGATCATCAATCAGCATAGCCTGTCTATTTCCATTAAACGTACCCGTGAAAGATATTTTTTGACCTTTAAGGCAGTGGGGAAACTGACCCATCAAGATTATGAAATGATCAAGCCTTTGATTGTCTCGGCTTTAAGCGGCTGCGATAAGCCTAAACTCGATCTGCTAATTGATATTACCCAGTTCAGGGGCTGGTCCTTGCGGGCCGCCTGGGATGACTTTATCCGCGGTCTGAAACATTGCGGAGAGTTTGAACGGGTAGCAGTATACGGCAGCCAGAATTGGCAGCGGATATTAAGTAAAGCCGGGAACTGGTTTATTGCCGGGGAAGTGCAGTATTTTGAAAACCGTCTCAGTGCCCAGCGCTGGATTGAATCTTAG
- a CDS encoding flagellinolysin, whose translation MLSVNTNTTNLFLHRQQTANANQLSTTFARLSSGMRINSAADDAAGLQISNRMSSQISGLSVAQRNANDGISIAQTAEGALEEVTNVLFRMRDLSLQASNGILSNDDKDALDKEFGQLKQELTRINETTTFGGKQVFNQTDSIGSGGADEAERNILNVLQSGVLAESEDIIQSVLGLTGDGADFKINLENIDGASGVLASVSYLAPAGTELMMNIDLDDFSTLDGDKTNQLKSTLLHEMTHAVMANQMDLASTPTWFREGTAEAVSGADDRVASDIANFGVAALKAELNGIFGDNSAPTSTGIEIAGVYSGGYIAMRYLEDKIGSAGIQNFMAALAGGQTFDAAFNSTTPYADENTFQTEIMGGTVFEDFITANINTANADNGAFGGLDADGGPSREETIVGANGNNTTANFTAYFVKGDDDTDPNDFTSGTNYAATGLNQVLLADYESELSGPKETTQFQIGANADETIKMLVGGFSSDNLGLSGIDLVADSQSAIASIDDALQYVNDQRASLGAFSNRLDHAINNLSNIESNITASRSRIQDTDFAQETSKQTALQIQQQAITALLSQSQSLPQIALALIG comes from the coding sequence GTGCTCAGTGTAAATACCAACACAACCAATTTATTTTTACACCGTCAACAAACGGCGAATGCCAATCAATTGTCGACCACCTTTGCGCGCCTGTCTTCCGGCATGCGCATCAACTCGGCGGCGGATGATGCTGCCGGATTACAGATATCCAACCGTATGAGCAGTCAGATCAGCGGCCTGTCGGTTGCCCAGCGCAATGCCAATGACGGTATTTCTATCGCCCAAACCGCAGAAGGCGCCCTGGAAGAAGTCACCAATGTGTTATTCCGTATGCGGGATCTGTCACTGCAAGCCAGTAACGGAATTTTATCCAATGACGATAAAGATGCCCTGGATAAAGAGTTCGGCCAGCTGAAACAGGAATTAACCCGCATCAACGAAACCACTACCTTTGGCGGCAAACAGGTCTTTAACCAAACCGACAGCATAGGCTCCGGCGGCGCCGATGAAGCCGAACGCAATATTTTAAATGTGCTGCAAAGCGGCGTACTGGCCGAGTCGGAAGATATCATCCAGTCGGTCTTAGGACTAACCGGCGATGGCGCCGACTTTAAGATTAACCTGGAAAATATCGACGGCGCCTCCGGGGTACTGGCCTCGGTTTCCTATCTGGCTCCCGCCGGCACAGAGCTGATGATGAATATCGACCTGGATGATTTTTCCACTTTAGACGGCGACAAAACCAACCAGTTAAAATCAACCCTGCTTCATGAAATGACCCATGCGGTGATGGCCAACCAAATGGATCTGGCCTCCACCCCCACTTGGTTTCGCGAAGGCACGGCAGAAGCGGTGAGCGGCGCCGATGACAGGGTGGCATCCGACATCGCCAACTTTGGCGTGGCGGCGCTTAAAGCCGAATTAAACGGCATTTTTGGCGACAATTCGGCCCCCACCTCTACAGGCATAGAAATCGCCGGTGTCTATTCCGGCGGTTATATTGCCATGCGCTACCTTGAAGACAAGATCGGCAGCGCCGGCATCCAGAATTTTATGGCGGCCCTGGCGGGCGGACAAACCTTTGACGCCGCGTTCAACTCCACCACCCCCTATGCTGATGAAAATACCTTTCAAACAGAAATCATGGGCGGTACCGTCTTTGAAGATTTTATCACCGCCAATATCAATACCGCCAATGCCGATAACGGCGCTTTTGGCGGCCTTGATGCCGACGGCGGCCCCAGCCGGGAAGAAACCATAGTCGGCGCCAACGGCAATAATACTACGGCAAACTTTACCGCTTATTTTGTTAAAGGCGATGATGATACCGATCCGAACGACTTTACCTCGGGCACCAACTATGCGGCCACAGGCTTAAACCAGGTATTGCTGGCCGATTATGAATCTGAGCTAAGCGGTCCGAAAGAAACTACCCAGTTTCAAATCGGCGCCAATGCTGATGAAACCATCAAGATGCTGGTCGGCGGCTTTTCTTCAGATAACCTGGGATTAAGCGGTATCGACCTGGTAGCGGACTCCCAGAGTGCAATAGCCTCTATCGACGATGCCCTGCAGTATGTCAACGATCAACGGGCAAGCCTCGGGGCCTTTTCCAATCGCCTGGATCACGCCATCAATAACCTGTCTAATATCGAGAGCAATATCACCGCCAGCCGCTCCCGTATCCAGGACACAGACTTTGCCCAGGAAACCTCCAAGCAAACGGCATTACAGATTCAGCAACAGGCCATTACCGCCCTGCTGTCACAAAGCCAGTCACTGCCGCAAATAGCCCTGGCACTGATCGGTTAA
- a CDS encoding alpha/beta fold hydrolase, which translates to MKTFNSDDITIDCQDGQQLAATLFTPKDEVKGAVLIGPATGIKRQFYHSFACYLVENGYGVISYDNRGIGESLSGKVRASKASLQCWGEQDMPAVLEALKGYFPDTSYHLIGHSAGGQLVGLMHNGKDLSSIFNFASSSGQLKNMKLPYSLKANFFMNVFVPLSNLFFGHTKSQLVGMGEPLPKGVAQQWRLWCNGQGYVKTAFGKTVNQHWYHELTTPSMWVNASDDDIAIDDNVADMLSVFKKLKVDTLTVSPQAHGLDEIGHMKFFSRKSKSLWQHAINWLEQHSSS; encoded by the coding sequence ATGAAAACTTTTAACTCGGACGATATCACTATTGATTGCCAGGATGGCCAACAGCTTGCCGCTACGCTTTTTACACCCAAAGACGAGGTAAAAGGGGCGGTATTGATAGGCCCGGCAACCGGTATCAAGCGTCAGTTCTATCACAGTTTTGCCTGTTATCTGGTTGAAAATGGCTATGGTGTGATCTCCTATGATAACCGGGGCATAGGGGAGTCATTATCAGGAAAAGTGCGTGCCAGTAAAGCCTCGCTGCAGTGTTGGGGGGAGCAGGATATGCCCGCGGTATTAGAGGCGTTAAAAGGTTACTTTCCTGATACGTCCTATCATTTAATTGGCCATAGCGCCGGCGGACAGCTTGTGGGTTTGATGCACAACGGCAAAGATTTGAGCTCTATTTTTAATTTTGCCAGCTCCTCGGGGCAATTAAAAAATATGAAACTGCCATATTCCCTGAAAGCCAATTTCTTTATGAATGTTTTTGTGCCGTTAAGCAATTTATTTTTCGGCCATACTAAATCCCAGTTGGTGGGCATGGGGGAGCCGCTGCCTAAAGGGGTTGCCCAGCAATGGCGTCTTTGGTGCAATGGTCAGGGTTATGTTAAAACGGCCTTTGGTAAAACGGTTAACCAGCACTGGTATCACGAGCTGACTACGCCCTCTATGTGGGTGAATGCCAGTGATGATGATATTGCCATAGATGATAACGTGGCGGATATGTTGTCTGTGTTTAAAAAGCTTAAGGTTGACACCCTGACGGTATCCCCCCAAGCGCATGGTTTAGATGAAATTGGCCACATGAAGTTTTTTAGCCGTAAGTCAAAAAGTTTATGGCAACATGCCATTAACTGGTTAGAGCAGCACAGCAGCAGCTAA
- a CDS encoding SGNH/GDSL hydrolase family protein: MKYYLSTFLTVLLLIFGLLSCTQLPLEKTPSKIFFIGNSLTGNNYLPDVLQAFARANSKELVIGSELKNSTALIEHWQRGIARQKIIAEKWDFVVLQDSSASAIDQAEKTLKYGKLFANIAKQQNSRLLLFNTWAYNGIPGWVDSYEDEQEKAAFKAFVPQMYQETNALYAKLAQAVDGQVVPVAQAWRRLNQAAPHIALHTPDKIHPSPQGTYFTALVFYQAIFGELPKNLPLTVITRRNLKKMHETIKVEIPRSTADKMLTAITGKPL, encoded by the coding sequence ATGAAATACTATCTAAGCACTTTTCTTACAGTCTTGCTCTTAATATTCGGCTTACTTTCTTGTACTCAGCTCCCTTTAGAAAAAACACCGTCAAAAATTTTCTTTATCGGTAACAGCTTAACCGGGAATAACTATTTACCCGATGTGTTACAAGCTTTTGCCCGTGCCAATAGCAAAGAATTGGTTATCGGCTCGGAGTTGAAAAACAGCACAGCTTTAATTGAGCATTGGCAACGGGGGATTGCCCGGCAAAAAATCATCGCTGAAAAATGGGATTTTGTGGTATTGCAGGACTCCAGTGCCAGCGCGATCGACCAAGCGGAGAAAACCCTTAAATACGGCAAACTGTTTGCCAATATCGCAAAACAGCAAAATAGCCGGCTGTTATTATTTAATACCTGGGCTTATAACGGCATACCCGGGTGGGTAGACAGCTATGAAGATGAACAGGAAAAAGCGGCCTTTAAGGCTTTTGTGCCTCAAATGTACCAGGAAACCAATGCATTATATGCCAAGCTGGCACAAGCGGTTGATGGCCAGGTTGTCCCGGTAGCACAAGCATGGCGACGGCTGAATCAGGCAGCACCGCATATTGCCCTTCATACCCCGGATAAAATTCACCCGTCTCCCCAGGGCACCTATTTCACGGCCTTAGTATTCTATCAGGCAATTTTCGGGGAGTTGCCGAAAAACCTTCCTCTTACGGTGATAACCAGGCGCAACTTGAAAAAAATGCATGAAACAATCAAGGTTGAGATCCCCCGGTCAACGGCTGATAAAATGCTGACGGCTATAACAGGCAAGCCCCTGTGA